In Trifolium pratense cultivar HEN17-A07 linkage group LG7, ARS_RC_1.1, whole genome shotgun sequence, a genomic segment contains:
- the LOC123899853 gene encoding fasciclin-like arabinogalactan protein 14 — MFKMCLSSSSMLFLFSLTIIMLFPLSVTSFDITKLLSEFPAYSTYSNYLTQTQLATEINTRQTITVLAVDNSGMTPISGKPMDVIKKILSVHVILDYYDDKKFQNMRNQNVTVTTLFQASGQAKGQEGFLKLTDLSPGAVTFTSASDPNGPGADLVKPVLEQPYNISVVQISTVIMPPSLLPSSNATSHAPAPAPVVSPAPVESPVPETIPFTMPPVPVVSPVPVVSPAPIAGPVKSPVPVVSPVPVSAPVAVPAPVPVMSPGPVPAMSPAEAPKNEEGAKSGVMKSDANNALALFLTFSSIYVLLSTSAYNAYS; from the coding sequence ATGTTCAAAATGTGTCTCTCATCATCCTCCATGTTGTTCTTATTTTCACTAACAATAATAATGTTGTTTCCCTTATCTGTAACCTCTTTTGACATAACAAAGTTGCTGTCCGAATTCCCTGCATACAGCACTTACAGCAACTACCTTACCCAAACCCAGCTAGCAACCGAAATAAACACCAGGCAAACAATAACAGTACTTGCTGTCGATAACAGTGGAATGACACCTATCTCAGGAAAGCCAATGGATGTTATCAAAAAGATATTAAGCGTCCACGTCATCCTCGATTACTATGACGATAAAAAATTTCAGAACATGAGAAATCAAAATGTAACTGTCACCACTCTATTTCAAGCCAGTGGACAAGCTAAGGGACAGGAGGGTTTCTTGAAACTCACTGATCTAAGCCCAGGTGCCGTCACTTTTACGTCTGCTTCTGATCCTAATGGACCAGGTGCTGATTTGGTTAAACCTGTCCTCGAACAACCATACAATATTTCAGTGGTGCAGATCAGCACTGTCATCATGCCACCGTCTCTGCTTCCTTCCTCCAATGCCACATCACATGCTCCAGCCCCAGCTCCTGTTGTATCCCCTGCTCCGGTGGAGTCACCTGTCCCAGAGACCATACCATTTACAATGCCGCCAGTGCCAGTGGTATCACCAGTTCCAGTAGTTTCGCCAGCACCAATAGCAGGTCCAGTGAAGTCTCCAGTGCCAGTTGTATCGCCAGTTCCAGTTTCCGCACCAGTTGCAGTTCCAGCGCCTGTACCGGTAATGTCACCAGGGCCTGTACCGGCAATGTCACCAGCTGAAGCTCCTAAGAATGAAGAGGGAGCTAAGTCAGGGGTGATGAAGTCTGATGCGAACAATGCTTTAGCTCTTTTCCTTACTTTTTCGTCAATCTATGTGCTGCTGTCTACCTCCGCGTATAATGCCTACTCATga
- the LOC123899850 gene encoding tubby-like protein 8 codes for MFKTKKEEEEEEMNKKKNQNQNQNLGRMFSNPLSEIQNNAQLRHSRSCATTTTTHHGPTDHNNKENADNVSPSLPKSLSTNTDKHNNKFVNVKPSSLQYCMQINQDPPLPLASSDSSHFSNSLKIWDYSDSEPAPAPASSWSTLPNKSLICRPLPIDIGRCTCVIVKEPIPQGLSNGTFFSLYTYEGQGRQNRKLAVAHHKRRTGRSHFAIAQNLKGLLSNFDDTFLGTVTANLTGSKYHIWDQGYRHKSHSKQPKPPLAVVEYVPTIATCTGTHRSIKAYIPNHQSMSFKNTNQVQHIKGLPMNWEGKLDRVHQLFSRDPLYNKSTKQFELDYRDKGRAELGIQRSVKNFQLTLEENGKQTILQLGRLGKSTFVMDYRYPLTGYQAFGICLASIDAKLCCVV; via the exons atgtttaaaacaaagaaagaagaagaagaagaagaaatgaacaagaagaagaaccaaaaccaaaaccaaaacctgGGTCGTATGTTTTCAAATCCCTTGAGCGAGATCCAAAACAACGCCCAACTCAGGCATAGTCGTAGCTGCgccactactactactactcacCATGGTCCCACCGACCACAATAACAAGGAAAACGCAGACAATGTTTCTCCTTCTCTTCCAAAGTCATTATCAACAAACACAGACAAACACAACAACAAGTTTGTTAATGTTAAGCCTTCCTCGCTACAGTACTGCATGCAAATCAACCAAGATCCTCCTCTTCCTCTTGCTTCTTCTGATTCTTCCCACTTTTCCAACTCTTTGAAAATTTGGGACTACTCTGACTCTGAACCTGCTCCTGCTCCTGCTTCCTCCTGGTCCACTTTACCCAAcaa gTCTTTGATCTGTAGACCCTTGCCTATTGATATTGGAAGGTGCACATGTGTTATTGTCAAGGAACCAATCCCTCAGGGACTCTCTAATGGCACTTTCTTCTCTCTTTATACCTAT GAAGGTCAGGGACGACAGAATAGGAAACTGGCTGTGGCCCACCACAAGCGCCGGACCGGGCGCTCTCACTTCGCCATAGCTCAGAACCTCAAAGGACTACTCTCCAATTTTGATGATACTTTCCTCGGGACAGTAACCGCTAATCTCACCGGCTCAAAATACCACATTTGGGATCAG GGATATCGCCATAAGTCCCATAGTAAACAACCAAAACCACCTCTTGCTGTTGTTGA GTATGTACCTACAATAGCAACATGTACAGGAACTCACAGAAGCATCAAAGCATATATACCAAACCATCAATCTATGTCTTTCAAGAACACCAACCAGGTACAGCATATTAAGGGACTGCCAATGAATTGGGAGGGAAAATTGGACAGAGTCCATCAACTATTCTCAAGGGATCCACTCTACAACAAG AGTACAAAGCAATTTGAACTTGACTATAGAGATAAAGGAAGGGCAGAACTTGGAATCCAGAGATCAGTCAAAAACTTTCAGCTTACTTTAGAG GAAAATGGGAAGCAGACAATCCTGCAGCTAGGGAGGTTGGGAAAATCTACATTTGTTATGGACTACAG ATATCCTTTGACTGGTTACCAAGCGTTTGGCATATGTTTGGCTTCCATTGATGCAAAGCTTTGTTGTGTAGTGTAG
- the LOC123899851 gene encoding ubiquitin receptor RAD23b-like, with the protein MKLTVKTLKGSHFEIRVQPSDSIMAVKKNIEDVQGKDNYPCGQQLLIHNGKVLKDETTLSDNKVSQDGFLVVMLSKSKSLGSAGTSSTLQTPTNPPTTLPTPDSTPLVQTQSANNNASAPLVSTTTNLTTETYGQAASNLVAASNLDHTIQQIMDMGGGTWDRDTVNRALHAAFNNPERAVDYLYSGIPEAAEVAVPAAQYPSNQTETAGVTSGVVPGVPNSAPLNMFPQETASGTGAGAGSLDFLRNNPQFQALRTMVQSNPEILQPVLQELGKQNPGLLRLIDENHSEFLQLINEPMDGSDGDNFDQPEQDLPHAINVTPAEQEAIGRLEAMGFDRASVIEAFLACDRDEQLAANYLLENAGDFED; encoded by the exons ATGAAGCTCACTGTGAAAACTCTGAAAGGCAGCCATTTCGAAATCAGGGTTCAGCCTTCTGATTCT ATAATGGCAGTAAAAAAGAATATTGAAGATGTACAAGGCAAAGATAATTACCCTTGCGGACAGCAATTGCTGATTCACAATGGTAAGGTTTTGAAAGATGAAACTACATTATCAGATAATAAAGTCTCCCAAGATGGCTTTCTTGTTGTCATGCTTAGTaag AGTAAATCCTTGGGATCTGCTGGAACTTCATCTACTCTTCag ACCCCTACCAATCCACCTACAACTCTACCAACACCAGATTCAACACCTCTAGTACAAACGCA ATCTGCAAACAACAATGCATCTGCACCACTTGTCTCAACTACAACAAA TCTTACTACAGAGACTTATGGACAGGCTGCTTCAAATTTAGTTGCTGCTAGTAATCTTGACCACACTATTCAACAAATTATGGACATGGGTGGCGGCACCTGGGATAGAGATACCGTTAATCGTGCTCTGCATGCAGCTTTCAATAATCCAGAGCGTGCTGTCGATTACTTGTATTCT gGAATTCCTGAAGCAGCAGAAGTTGCTGTACCGGCTGCTCAATACCCAAGTAATCAAACTGAAACAGCTGGGGTCACTTCCGGAGTTGTTCCGGGGGTCCCTAACTCAGCTCCCTTGAATATGTTTCCACag GAGACAGCTTCTGGCACTGGTGCTGGCGCTGGATCGCTTGATTTCCTGAGGAACAATCCCCAG TTTCAAGCATTGCGGACAATGGTGCAATCCAATCCAGAAATTCTCCAG CCTGTACTTCAAGAGCTCGGAAAGCAAAATCCCGGTCTCTTGAGACTAATTGATGAGAATCATTCTGAGTTTCTTCAGTTGATAAATGAGCCCATGGATGGTTCTGATGG GGATAATTTTGACCAGCCTGAGCAAGACTTGCCTCATGCCATCAATGTGACGCCAGCTGAGCAGGAAGCAATTGGAAGG CTAGAGGCTATGGGATTCGATAGAGCCTCTGTGATAGAGGCATTTTTGGCATGTGACCGTGATGAGCAATTGGCAGCCAACTACTTACTGGAAAATGCTGGGGATTTCGAGGATTAA
- the LOC123899848 gene encoding ent-kaurene oxidase-like codes for METQTQTQQPFATTTSLPFAAFSLFFFFFFLFLLRSSRRRLFTHNKPPYVPVVPGLPLIGNLLQLREKKPHKTFTNMSHKYGPIFSIRAGSSTIIVLNTAQLAKQAMVTKFPSISTRKLSTALTILTSDKCMVAISDYNDFHKMVKKHILANVLGANAQKRHRLHREVMMENMSRQFSEHAKTLSDLAVDFRKIFVSELFGLALKQALGSDVESIYVEEFASTLSKEDLYHILVVDFMEGAIEVDWRDFFPYLKWIPNKSMEKKIHKVDLRRKYVMTALINEQKKRLASGKEVNCYYDYLISEAKDVTEEQLIMLLWEPIIETSDTTLVTTEWAMYELAKDKIRQDRLYEELLNVCGHEKVTEDQLSKLPYLGAIFHETLRKHSPVPIVPLRYVHEDTELGGYHIPAGSEIAINIYGCNMDCDCWENPDQWIPERFLDEKYEPSDLYKTMAFGGGKRVCAGSLQAMLIACTAIGRLVQEFEWELGQGEEENVDTMGLTTHRLHPLLVKLKPRNHFKY; via the exons ATGGAGACTCAGACACAGACACAACAGCCCTTTGCCACCACAACTTCACTTCCTTTTGCtgctttctctcttttcttcttcttcttcttcctctttctACTCCGTAGTAGTCGGAGGAGATTATTTACTCATAACAAACCTCCATATGTACCAg tGGTTCCTGGTTTGCCACTGATTGGGAATCTACTTCAATTGAGAGAGAAGAAACCTCACAAAACTTTCACAAACATGTCTCACAAATATGGacctattttttccatcagagCTGGTTCTTCCACCATCATTGTTCTCAACACTGCTCAACTTGCCAAACAG GCAATGGTGACTAAATTTCCGTCGATTTCAACAAGGAAGCTATCAACTGCACTGACAATTCTGACTTCTGATAAATGTATGGTTGCTATAAGTGACTACAACGATTTTCACAAAATGGTCAAAAAACATATTCTTGCTAATGTGCTTGGAGCCAATGCACAG AAGCGACACCGTCTCCACAGAGAAGTCATGATGGAAAATATGTCCAGGCAGTTTAGTGAACATGCAAAGACCCTCTCTGATTTAGCTGTTGATTTCAGGAAAATATTTGTGTCTGAACTTTTCGGACTAGCACTAAAGCAA GCTCTGGGAAGTGATGTTGAATCCATTTATGTGGAGGAGTTTGCGAGTACATTATCAAAAGAGGACTTATATCACATTCTAGTGGTTGATTTTATGGAGGGTGCCATTGAAGTGGATTGGCGAGATTTCTTTCCATACCTGAAATGGATTCCAAATAAGAGCATGGAGAAGAAAATTCATAAAGTGGATCTCAGAAGAAAATATGTCATGACGGCATTGATTAATGAGCAGAAGAAGCGATTGGCATCAGGGAAG GAAGTAAATTGTTATTATGACTACCTGATATCAGAAGCTAAAGACGTGACTGAAGAACAACTGATCATGCTTCTCTGGGAGCCAATTATTGAGACATCTGATACTACCTTAGTTACAACAGAATGGGCTATGTATGAACTTGCCAAAGACAAAATACGTCAG GACCGTCTGTATGAGGAACTCCTAAATGTATGTGGACATGAAAAGGTTACAGAAGACCAATTATCTAAGCTACCTTACTTGGGGGCTATATTCCATGAAACATTACGGAAGCATAGTCCAGTTCCAATTGTTCCACTAAGATATGTTCATGAGGATACCGAATTGGGTGGATACCATATTCCTGCCGGAAGCGAG ATCGCAATAAATATATATGGATGTAACATGGATTGTGACTGTTGGGAAAATCCTGACCAGTGGATTCCAGAGAGATTTCTTGACGAGAAATATGAGCCCTCGGATTTGTATAAGACTATGGCCTTTGGAGGAGGGAAGAGGGTGTGTGCAGGCTCCCTTCAGGCCATGTTGATAGCATGCACGGCAATTGGCAGATTGGTACAGGAATTTGAGTGGGAGCTAGGACAAGGGGAGGAAGAGAATGTGGATACCATGGGTCTTACAACCCACAGGCTTCATCCCCTGCTAGTAAAACTCAAGCCGAGAAACCATTTTAAGTATTAG
- the LOC123896702 gene encoding protein pleiotropic regulatory locus 1-like: protein MEAIEPQSLKKRPLDLFSPLDQQLAHPDSESKKIRVNYKVNAEYGGIQESIAQPQTKNSATKNQSQEPGLALLPGPSMPSRGSSRNFSTSSLMERMESKWPRPDWHAPWKNYRVISGHLGWVTSIAVDPSNTWFATGSADRTIKIWDLATGVLKLTLTGHIQQVRPLAISNKHTYMFSAADDKQVKCWDLEQNKVIRSYHGHLSGVYCLSIHPDNNNMLVTGGRDSVCRVWDIRKQTQIHALGHDNTVCSVFTTDADPYQVVTGSHDSTIKMWDVRYYGKTLLTTLTNHKKSVRAMAPHPKQRAFASASADNIKKFTLPKGQFCQNMLSQHKTIINALAVNEEGVMVSGGDNGSMWFWDWKSGHNFQQLQTIVQPGSLDSEAGIYALTYDITGTRLISCEADKTIKMWKQDQNATQETHPLNFRPPKDIRRF from the coding sequence ATGGAAGCAATTGAACCACAATCACTCAAGAAACGTCCCCTGGATCTATTCTCTCCACTTGATCAACAACTCGCTCATCCTGATTCCGAAAGCAAGAAAATTCGTGTTAATTACAAAGTGAATGCCGAGTATGGTGGAATTCAAGAAAGCATTGCTCAACCTCAGACGAAGAATTCTGCTACAAAGAATCAGTCTCAAGAACCAGGGCTTGCTCTACTTCCAGGTCCATCAATGCCAAGCAGAGGATCTTCCAGGAATTTCTCAACATCTTCTTTGATGGAAAGAATGGAAAGTAAATGGCCACGACCTGATTGGCATGCACCATGGAAAAACTACAGAGTCATCAGTGGTCATTTAGGATGGGTGACATCTATTGCAGTTGATCCCAGTAATACATGGTTTGCTACTGGTTCTGCAGATCGAACTATCAAGATATGGGATTTAGCAACTGGTGTTCTAAAACTCACATTAACAGGTCACATCCAACAAGTAAGACCACTTGCTATTAGCAACAAACATACCTACATGTTTTCTGCTGCTGATGATAAACAAGTTAAATGTTGGGATCTTGAACAGAACAAGGTTATTAGGTCTTATCATGGTCATCTCAGTGGTGTTTACTGCTTGTCTATTCATCCCGACAACAACAACATGTTAGTTACCGGAGGACGTGATTCTGTCTGCCGGGTTTGGGACATACGTAAACAAACCCAAATTCATGCTCTAGGTCATGACAATACTGTCTGCTCTGTGTTTACAACGGATGCGGACCCTTATCAAGTTGTTACTGGTTCTCATGATTCTACAATCAAGATGTGGGATGTTAGGTATTATGGTAAAACATTGCTAACTACACTTACAAACCATAAAAAGTCTGTTCGAGCAATGGCTCCACATCCTAAACAGCGAGCTTTTGCATCTGCATCGGCTGATAATATTAAAAAGTTCACACTTCCaaaaggacaattttgtcaaaatatgCTCTCTCAACATAAAACTATTATCAATGCACTGGCAGTCAATGAGGAGGGTGTTATGGTTTCCGGAGGTGACAACGGTAGTATGTGGTTCTGGGATTGGAAGAGTGGTCACAATTTCCAGCAATTACAAACAATTGTACAACCTGGTTCACTGGATAGTGAAGCTGGTATTTATGCTTTAACCTATGATATCACCGGTACGAGGCTTATATCATGTGAAGCcgacaaaacaataaaaatgtggAAACAAGATCAAAATGCCACTCAAGAAACACATCCCCTTAACTTCAGGCCTCCTAAAGACATCCGTCGGTTCTAG